The Streptomyces sp. NBC_00224 genome contains the following window.
ACGCCGCCGACCGCGCCGACGCTGCCGTCCGCGTCGATCGTGCCCGTACCGGCGATCGTACGGCCGCCGGTGAGCTCGCCGCCGGAGCCGTTGCCGTCGAGCTTGTCGACGATGCCGAGGGAGAAGAGCAGCCCGGCGCTGGGCCCGCCGACGTCGGCCAGGTTGAGGGTGACCTTGGCCTGGTGCGGACCGAGGTGGAGGTAGTTCAGGGCGGCCGCGGTGGCGCTGTCCTGCGACTCCTTCATCTCGGCCCGGTTGTGCTCGGTGATCTCCTTGTCGCTGCCGCCGCTCGGGTAGACCGAGTCGCGGGGCATGACGGCCTGGTCGGTACGGAACCAGGCGCGCACCACGTCCGCGATCCCGACGTCGGCGGACGGCCCGGTCGCCTCGATGGTCGTCATCCGCAGCTGCCCGGTGGTGTGCCGGGCGGGCCTGCCCTCGATGGTGATCACCGGGCTGCCCTTGTCGTCCCCGAGCACGTTCGCGGTCAGCCCCGGCTGCGCCACCGAGAACGGCAGCGGCGCGAAGCCGACGACGGCGAGCAGCGCGACGACGGGGGCGGAGCCGATGGCGAGGTTGCGGAGGCGTGAGTGACGGGAGTGCACGGACCCAATGTATCGGGGCGCGGTCGGCTGCTCACCGGGGCTCCGCTCCGGGCCCCGCGTTCGGCTGCGGACCGTGGCCCCGCGCGCCAGCCGGTCAGCTCACCGCAGCGCGTCCGCGACCTCCCGCGCCGCGTCCACCACCCTCGGGCCGACCCGCTCCGGCACGGCGTCCGCGAGCATCACCACGCCCACGCTCCCCT
Protein-coding sequences here:
- a CDS encoding PDZ domain-containing protein, which encodes MHSRHSRLRNLAIGSAPVVALLAVVGFAPLPFSVAQPGLTANVLGDDKGSPVITIEGRPARHTTGQLRMTTIEATGPSADVGIADVVRAWFRTDQAVMPRDSVYPSGGSDKEITEHNRAEMKESQDSATAAALNYLHLGPHQAKVTLNLADVGGPSAGLLFSLGIVDKLDGNGSGGELTGGRTIAGTGTIDADGSVGAVGGVSLKTRAARRDGATVFLVPKAECSDARAELPHGLRLIPVTTLSGAVSALKALDKGGDVPSC